Genomic segment of Polycladomyces abyssicola:
GACAACACGCGGGTCGCCTCCCGTCCAAACTGGGGGATTGGTACACGACAGTAGCGGCGTACGGTGGTACTGGTTCCGATTTGACGGCCAAATGGTACGCGGATGAAGTGTTTCGGATCATCCAGCGCGGCGCCTATCGTTCCGCCGGGGGCGAAGACATATGGCTGCCGCCCACGGCGGTAACATTGAACCGCGGTCTTTATGAGAGAGTGAAAGAGGTTCTGCCCTTTGCCACACCAGATTATCCGGGCGCTCTTTGGGTTCCGGCCAACAGTGGCAATTACACCACGGCCAATCGGGAGGCGGATGGGAATGCGATCAATTATGTGATTATTCATACAACGGAAGGTAGCTACGCGGGGACCATTAGTTGGTTTCAAAACCCGTCGGCCAAAGTGAGTGCACATTATGTGATCCGCTCCAGCGACGGGGCGATCACACAGATGGTACAAAACAAGGATATTGCCTGGCATGCGGGAAACTGGGACTACAACGTCCACAGTATCGGGATCGAACATGAGGGATACGTGAACGATCCCAGTTGGTATACGGATACGATGTATCGGTCCTCGGCCAACCTGACGCGTTGGATCTGCGACACGTACGGAATCCCGAAAGATCGGGCGCACATCATCGGGCATTATGAGGTTCCGGGAGCGACGCATACCGACCCAGGACCGGGATGGGACTGGACCTATTATATGTCCCTGGTGACTCAGGCACCCACGATTATCGTCGACAACGCCACGTCGGGGCGGTTTTCAGCCAGTGCCAATTGGCAGGTCAGCTCTTGGAATACGCAGAAATACGGTTCCGACTACCGATTTGCCACCCCGCAGCCCATCAGCGATGCGGTTTGGTACAAACTGAACATCGCCACGGCCGGCATCTATGATGTATATGCTTGGTGGCCGGCCAACAGCGGGTACAACAGTGCGACGCCTTTCGTGATCAAAACGACCACCGGTAACATGACGGTGTATACGGATCAGCGCATCAACGGCGGAAAATGGGTGTTGCTCGGCACATATTCGTTGGGAGCGGGTGACGATTGGATCATCGGCGTCTCCCGTTGGACTTCCGGTAGTGGGTATGTGGTCGCCGATGCGATCAAAGTGGTGAAGCGATGATGGCGTTTTAGTTGTAGAATGAAAAAGGCCCACCCGGATTCAGCTAGGGTATCAATAAAGATGGGAGCCATAACCCGCTTTGCCCGGCCGATTGGGCCGGGCAGTGGTCGGCTCCCTTTTTGCTTTATGGGGCGATTGATGTTGACCGCGTCCGTTTGCGGACGGAACCGTTTTTCCCAATGATATGGGCGCTTCGGTCGCCAAAGGCGCGGTGCTTTTGCGATTTGCCTTATTGCACGACTGTGACGGAACGCTTGCCATGGAGTTTGTTGGCCAGTTCTTTGTGCACGGGAATCTGTTGGAAAATGCGGTGCACGATCGACGAATGTTTCAAGAATATCCCTCCTCAAAAAAAGAAGTCTCAAGAGAGGGCTTTGTCATCAAAATGAAAAAGCACCCCATGTGCATGCACGGGGTGCTTCTTGGTAGTTCTTCCTGGTTAGGATCAGAATCAGTAACCGAAGCCCACTCCGGCAAAGACGAAAATGGTGGCGATCACCAACAGGAAGATCAACAGACGGCGCAGGCCGATGCCGAAACCATATCCGTAACCAAATCCTCCGCTCATGGAATCCAACTCCTCTCTGTGCTTTCGTGATAATGTATTGGAGAGAGGCAAGAAGGGGAACCGCATTTGTCCCGGTTTGAAAAAATCGGGCAGGAAGATTCGGATGGATCAACACGCCTGGAGCGTATCTGGTTAAGGCATCAGAAGACAACGATATTCGCCAGAACACAACTTAGCCCAAAAAGGGAGCCTGTTTGTGCCGAATGGCTTACTCGGGGTACAATGGACATGTGCGCAAATGAACGGTTAGGGTGTGTCTAAGACAACTGCATTGATTCTTGGATTGACCAGACACGACCCAATAATGGTCGGGTGATCACCGGCCCGAAAAGATTGCGGGGGAACGATGGCATGGACAAACTGGTATTAATTGACGGCAACAGCATCGCGTTCCGTGCGTTTTTTGCCCTGCCGCTCCTATCCAATTCGGCAGGCGTCTATACGAACGCGGTGTACGGTTTTACGATGATGTTGATGAAGGTGCTGGAAGAGGAAGCACCTTCCCATATACTCGTGGCGTTCGACGCAGGCAAGACAACGTTTCGCCACGACGACTATCAGGAGTACAAGGGAAAGCGGGAAAAGACACCGGGCGAGTTTTCCCAGCAGATCCCGCTGATCAAAGAGGTGCTGGATGCGTTCGGTATCCGCCATTTTGAGCTGGAAGGTTTTGAGGCCGACGACATCATCGGCACATTGGCTCGCCAAGCTGAACGGTCCGGCCTCGACACGTTGATCGTCACCGGAGACAAGGACTTGCTTCAGCTGGTGACCGACAAGGTGCATCTGTTGCTGACGCGCAAGGGTGTCACCGAAACGGAACGGTACGATGTCGATGCAGTGAAGGAACGGTACGGCTTAAAGCCGGAACAGATCATCGATTTGAAAGGGCTGATGGGCGACCCGTCGGACAATATCCCGGGCATCCCGGGAGTGGGGGAAAAAACGGCGCTCAAACTGCTCCATCAGTTCGGTTCCGTCGAAGAAGTGTTGGAGCATGTGGATGAACTGCCTGGCAAAAAGTTGCGGGAACGGGTGGCCGAACACCGGGAACAAGCCCGGCTCAGCAAAAAGCTGGCCACCATCCATTGTAATGTTCCCCTGACATTTGACCTGGAGGATATCAAATTTGTCCAGTATGACCGACAGCGGGTGCTGGAACTGTTCAAGCGGCTGGCCTTTCAATCGCTCATCGATCGGTTGGGGGAAGCAGAGGAGACTGCGGATCGAGACGATGCTCAGGAGATTGAGGTCCAAATCGTACATGAATCGGATGCGCAGTTGGACGAGCTGCTCACACAGGAACGCCTCGCTTGTCACGTCGAATTGAGCGAGACGAATTATCATCGCGCTGATATTATCGGTGTGGCGCTGTCCGATGGGGAGCGGCACGTGTACCTGCCGTGGGAAACCGCGCGTCAACACGATGTGCTGCTGTCGTGGTTGGCCGATTCATCAAAGGAAAAGATCGGATACGATGTGAAGGCCGCCACGGTCGCGCTGCGACGTCACGGGGTACAAGTCACCGGATTTTCGTTCGATATTTTGCTCGCATCCTATCTGCTCAACCCGTCGGAGTCCACTCATGAGCTTTCCGATGTGGTGCGACGCAAACTGGACGGCAGTCTGCCGGACGACGAATCGTTTTACGGCAAAGGACAAAAGCGGCGCCAACCGGATGAAGACGAGCTGGCCCGCCATCTGGCGCGGAAAACGGCGGCAATGGTGCGCCTCCATCCCTTGCTGGTCGAGGAATTGGACGACGCTCGGATGATGTCGTTGTTTTCTGAGCTGGAAATGCCGCTCTCCCGCGTACTGGCCGACATGGAATGCGTTGGGGTGAAAGTGGATCGGGAGCGGTTGGAAAAGCTGGGTGAGGAACTGAAAAAACAATTGGATGTCTTGACCCAAGAGATTTACGATTTGGCGGGCACAGAGTTCAACATCAATTCGCCGAAACAATTGGGTGAAATCCTGTTTGACAAATTGGGCCTGCCGGTATTGAAAAAGACCAAAACCGGTTATTCCACCAGTGCTGACGTGCTGGAAAAACTGGCCCCCCAACACGAAATCGTGGAGAAGATTCTTCATTTCCGCCAGGTGGGCAAACTGATTTCCACCTATGTAGAGGGGTTGCTGAAGGAGATCGACCCGGAGACAGGCAAAATCCACACCCGGTTCAACCAGACCATCACGGCGACAGGTCGTCTGTCCAGCACAGAACCCAATTTGCAAAACATCCCGATCCGCTTGGAAGAGGGACGTCGCATCCGTCAGGTGTTCGTGCCGTCCGAGCCGGATTGGCTGATCCTGTCCGCCGATTATTCTCAGATCGAGCTGCGTGTATTGGCCCATCTGTCCGGAGACGAAAACCTGAAGGAAGCGTTTGTACGGGATATGGACATCCACACCAAGACGGCGATGGATGTATTCGGCGTGTCAGAGGAAGAAGTGACACCGTTGATGCGTCGCCACGCCAAAGCGGTCAATTTTGGGATTGTCTACGGGATCAGCGATTACGGATTGTCACAAAACCTAAACATCTCCCGCAAAGAAGCGGCGGAGTTCATCGAAAGATATTTTGCGAGCTATCCGGGTGTCAAAGCGTACATGGAGCGCGTTGTGGAGCAGGCCAAACAGGACGGTTACGTCACCACGATGCTGAACCGGCGTCGTTATCTGCCGGACATCCGCTCACGTAACTACAACCTGCGCAGTTTCGCCGAACGGACGGCGATGAACACCCCGATCCAGGGAACTGCGGCAGACATCATCAAGTCGGCGATGGTACGCATGGATGAAGTGTTGAAGGAGAAGGGCGCCCAAAGCCGCATGTTGCTCCAGGTGCATGACGAGTTGATTTTCGAAGTGCCGGCATCCGAGTTGGATTGGATGAAGAAAACAGTACGGGAAGTGATGGAGGGTACGATGGCGCTGTCCGTTCCGCTCAAAGTGGATGTCCATCACGGTCCTACATGGTATCAAGCGAAGTAATGGTCGCAGGAGGGGTTGAACGTTGCCGGAATTGCCTGAAGTGGAGACAGTGAGACGAACGCTGGAGCAATTGATCGTTGGGAAAACGGTGGCGGATGTTGCCGTTTTCCTGCCCAAAATCGTCAAGGAACCGCCGGATGTCGACCTGTTTGTTCAGCGGTTGATCGGAACTAAGGTAACCGGTGTGGGGCGCAGGGGCAAGTT
This window contains:
- a CDS encoding N-acetylmuramoyl-L-alanine amidase, with translation MRLGRTLCWLALTLGWVLALSPTMQAASPSTEHERASSKPLMRSTVSTPVLSEKTLRVGRLSRYFQQAAKEFGLPVQVLKAVGYAESRWMDHGGKPSQLNGYGIMHLADNPNNHTLKEAARLLGVSVKTLKTDVKQNIRGSAAVMAQEARRQHAGRLPSKLGDWYTTVAAYGGTGSDLTAKWYADEVFRIIQRGAYRSAGGEDIWLPPTAVTLNRGLYERVKEVLPFATPDYPGALWVPANSGNYTTANREADGNAINYVIIHTTEGSYAGTISWFQNPSAKVSAHYVIRSSDGAITQMVQNKDIAWHAGNWDYNVHSIGIEHEGYVNDPSWYTDTMYRSSANLTRWICDTYGIPKDRAHIIGHYEVPGATHTDPGPGWDWTYYMSLVTQAPTIIVDNATSGRFSASANWQVSSWNTQKYGSDYRFATPQPISDAVWYKLNIATAGIYDVYAWWPANSGYNSATPFVIKTTTGNMTVYTDQRINGGKWVLLGTYSLGAGDDWIIGVSRWTSGSGYVVADAIKVVKR
- a CDS encoding sporulation protein YjcZ — its product is MSGGFGYGYGFGIGLRRLLIFLLVIATIFVFAGVGFGY
- the polA gene encoding DNA polymerase I, whose product is MDKLVLIDGNSIAFRAFFALPLLSNSAGVYTNAVYGFTMMLMKVLEEEAPSHILVAFDAGKTTFRHDDYQEYKGKREKTPGEFSQQIPLIKEVLDAFGIRHFELEGFEADDIIGTLARQAERSGLDTLIVTGDKDLLQLVTDKVHLLLTRKGVTETERYDVDAVKERYGLKPEQIIDLKGLMGDPSDNIPGIPGVGEKTALKLLHQFGSVEEVLEHVDELPGKKLRERVAEHREQARLSKKLATIHCNVPLTFDLEDIKFVQYDRQRVLELFKRLAFQSLIDRLGEAEETADRDDAQEIEVQIVHESDAQLDELLTQERLACHVELSETNYHRADIIGVALSDGERHVYLPWETARQHDVLLSWLADSSKEKIGYDVKAATVALRRHGVQVTGFSFDILLASYLLNPSESTHELSDVVRRKLDGSLPDDESFYGKGQKRRQPDEDELARHLARKTAAMVRLHPLLVEELDDARMMSLFSELEMPLSRVLADMECVGVKVDRERLEKLGEELKKQLDVLTQEIYDLAGTEFNINSPKQLGEILFDKLGLPVLKKTKTGYSTSADVLEKLAPQHEIVEKILHFRQVGKLISTYVEGLLKEIDPETGKIHTRFNQTITATGRLSSTEPNLQNIPIRLEEGRRIRQVFVPSEPDWLILSADYSQIELRVLAHLSGDENLKEAFVRDMDIHTKTAMDVFGVSEEEVTPLMRRHAKAVNFGIVYGISDYGLSQNLNISRKEAAEFIERYFASYPGVKAYMERVVEQAKQDGYVTTMLNRRRYLPDIRSRNYNLRSFAERTAMNTPIQGTAADIIKSAMVRMDEVLKEKGAQSRMLLQVHDELIFEVPASELDWMKKTVREVMEGTMALSVPLKVDVHHGPTWYQAK